Proteins from one Rhodothermales bacterium genomic window:
- a CDS encoding GTP-binding protein: MAKETFQRTKPHVNVGTIGHVDHGKTTLTAAITSVLSLKSGGEARS; the protein is encoded by the coding sequence ATGGCAAAGGAAACGTTTCAGCGCACGAAGCCGCACGTGAACGTCGGCACGATCGGCCACGTCGACCACGGGAAGACCACGCTCACGGCGGCGATCACGTCGGTGCTCTCGCTGAAGTCCGGCGGCGAGGCGCGGTCCTT